A single window of Haliotis asinina isolate JCU_RB_2024 chromosome 5, JCU_Hal_asi_v2, whole genome shotgun sequence DNA harbors:
- the LOC137283677 gene encoding forkhead box protein J1-B-like, which translates to MPILTRDHLANKFRQNWAAKHPLDSCSGGGVNLDDSLTSLSWLQNLNIMNITSPTPPPSPGPQDTSNRAFKNNNNNNVCVLTTVQPPKVDSRVNLADPAPACLGYGSDSIDYKANPYVKPPYSYATLICMAMKETKKNKITLSAIYNWITENFMYYRMAEPSWQNSIRHNLSLNKCFEKVPRRKDEPGKGGFWRLNPDYSDMIENGIFKKRRGSRDSCPAPPAKKIKKEEDPYNFSHENTKNQREDKLLSNGSVIHFSCQDEDEEEDPALKGDFNWTSILSQDIEIAGIKIKTEQLLNDDSDAGPLIAMSPPSSETNSDDLGLDDLLSQTDLVNSDFALDFTNNCPLDLTVSGTGIKAPDWWEVGMNGRSSLTDIANTNDSRLSTPVHQPGYEDHITWDDGPSVADIASAFDVDNLFDIENIPSPRLL; encoded by the exons ATGCCAATTTTAACACGTGACCATTTGGCCAACAAATTCCGTCAGAACTGGGCCGCCAAACACCCCCTTGATTCCTGCAGTGGGGGAGGGGTCAATCTAGATGACAGCTTGACCAGTCTCAGCTGGCTTCAAAAcctcaacatcatgaacatcacatCTCCCACACCTCCCCCTAGTCCAGGGCCACAAGACACCTCCAACAGAGCAttcaagaacaacaacaacaacaacgtaTGCGTGTTGACCACCGTCCAGCCCCCAAAGGTTGACTCGCGTGTAAACCTGGCCGACCCCGCCCCAGCCTGCCTGGGGTACGGCTCTGACTCCATCGACTACAAGGCCAACCCATATGTGAAGCCCCCCTACTCATACGCTACACTTATCTGCATGGCAATGAAAGAGACGAAGAAGAATAAGATCACCTTGTCTGCCATATACAACTGGATAACCGAGAACTTCATGTACTACAGAATGGCCGAGCCAAGCTGGCAG AATTCCATACGCCATAACCTCTCTCTAAACAAATGCTTTGAGAAGGTCCCTCGGCGCAAGGACGAGCCGGGGAAAGGTGGCTTCTGGAGGTTGAATCCCGATTACAGCGACATGATCGAGAATGGTATCTTCAAGAAAAGAAGAGGGAGCAGGGATTCCTGCCCAGCCCCACCTGCCAAGAAGATCAAGAAGGAGGAAGACCCCTACAACTTCTCACACGAAAACACCAAGAACCAACGAGAAGACAAGTTGTTGAGCAACGGCTCAGTGATTCATTTCAGTTGCCAGGATGAAGACGAGGAGGAGGACCCAGCGTTAAAGGGGGACTTCAACTGGACCTCTATACTGAGTCAAGACATTGAAATAGCTGGGATAAAAATCAAAACAGAACAGCTGCTTAATGACGATTCCGATGCGGGGCCTTTAATAGCAATGAGCCCTCCTAGTTCAGAAACCAACTCGGACGATTTGGGTCTGGACGACTTGTTGTCCCAAACAGACCTCGTCAATTCAGATTTCGCTCTAGATTTCACAAACAATTGTCCCCTGGATTTAACCGTTAGTGGTACAGGAATCAAGGCGCCCGACTGGTGGGAGGTTGGGATGAATGGTCGCAGCAGTTTGACAGATATTGCCAACACAAATGACAGTCGTCTCTCAACACCTGTCCATCAACCTGGCTATGAAGATCATATCACATGGGATGACGGGCCTAGTGTGGCCGATATTGCCAGTGCTTTCGACGTTGATAATCTgtttgacattgaaaacattCCAAGTCCTCGATTATTATGA